The region GTAATGTGTTGACCCTTATTTCTGTCGCGAAGCAGATGTCTTTTTATTATGCTGGCGAAAGTCTTTAAATGCATCATGCAAAAAACAGAAGGGGAAGCGATCAAAATATCCACTATACCTATCGACCTAATATCCTCAGAAAAGTTCTTAAGTTCATTATCACTAAAACAGGACTCCATTTGAAAAAAAAACAGCGAGTCATGCTTACCTTTCAGTTCTTCGTAATTCCCAGTTACAAGGTCAAATTTGCCTATTTTAAGATTTGGTCTCAGCAGCGATTTCTGTGCGGTTTCTATAGCTCGATTATTATTGTCAAAAACTTCTATCTTCTTATCTGGAAATCTTTCAAGAATCATATAATCCTTAATGGCATCTACCCCAAATTCCAAAATGTTAGTAAAGCCTTGCTGTCTTGATAGGTAATCACTTATATATCTGCTTATAATAAAAGTATGTGGTTTTCTTATTGCAACCTCTTTAAAAATCTTTTCTTTTTGTCCGCTTAATAATGTAGCTTTCAGTATATTTTTTTGGTTCTCATCTTTTTCAATAACATTAAAATGAAATTTCAGAGGTATAGGAAAAAACATTTTCCCTCTTAATTACCGGTTGAATATTTCACGACAGAAATCTATGCGTGTTTACCACAGATAAAAAAAGCGGTCTATAGAATCTATAATTTTTACATCCAGGGGATACTTAAAATAGCGGTGTTTCCAGCGATACCAGGCGATATGGCCCAGCATATCTCGAACAACACCCGGAATATTCAGCCTCTTAAGCCGCTGCCGGGCAGTTTTCCAACTAAACGGCACACCCCTATGGGAGCACACGGATACTGCCCAGAGATAATCAACCAGGGGGTGCCACTCCGTATGGGAACGATGCCCGATCCTGAATTGTCCCCAATCGTATAAGGTTTTCGGGGGATCGAATCCCGCCTCCACAACCTTCTTATGGAGAGGGGTTCCCGGACAAGGGGCATACAAAAATATCTTGCCCAGTTGTACTGTTTCGGGATAGCCGTTGCGTAATTTATCTATGATATCCATGCTGAGTTCTACATCTCTTTTTTCTTCCCCGGGAAAACCGCACATCAGGTTCGTCATGAACGTCAAACCGGCTTCGTTTATTTGCTCAACGCCGCTTTTTATATCCCCAATGGTGCAATCCTTTTTAATATAATCCAATATCTTCTGCGACCCGGACTCAACACCCACATAAACCTCTACAAGCCCTGATTCCTTTGCTCTTTTCCAAAAATCTACAGTGGTTCTTCTAAAATATTGAGCACGGCAGGAGGCATGCCATTTCATATCAAGCTTCATCCCTATAAGGCCTTCTATCACCGCAGTTGCACGTTTAAAGTCGGCAAAAAAACAATCATCTACCAGGATCAGCTTATCGGGCTTGTATTTATCATAAATGCCTTTCATATCCTTTAAAACCATTTCAGCGCTTTTCTTTCTGAATGTCCTTCTATGGACCACCAAGACATCGCAAAACTGACACCGGTGAGGGCATCCTCGTTCTGACTGGTACAAAAAGCGGCTGAGGTCGTAATTGTCCATATTGAGCAAACTGTAATCGAACTCTAATTGATCATTGAAAGAGAAAAAGGGTCTGTCCTGGTTATGAATTATTTCCCCATCCTTTTTATATGAAACACCATCAACTTTGGACAGGTCTCCGCCGTCTGTCAGACACTTGGCGAGTTCAGCTGCTGTATGCTCGCCCTCTCCCCGAACTACTATGTCTACAAATTCCGATGTTCTTAATGACTGCTCCGGAGTCAATGTGACGTGCACGCCTCCAAAAACTATGGGTATTTTTGGATTCACCTTCCTGACGTGCTGCGCACACTGGAGGCCAAAAAAAACACTGCTGCCGGTAAGGCAAGAAATGCCGACAAAAACCACTTTGTCGTCAAGCTCTTCATTAAGTCTCTTGATTGAATCTTCAACCCTTCCATC is a window of Thermodesulfobacteriota bacterium DNA encoding:
- a CDS encoding radical SAM protein — its product is MSSNKAQKIILIMPGEIGLYLKDKLPPLIYKATRDIFSRLLQKKVTLPLSVLALAPYLQKAGFEPVIIDGRVEDSIKRLNEELDDKVVFVGISCLTGSSVFFGLQCAQHVRKVNPKIPIVFGGVHVTLTPEQSLRTSEFVDIVVRGEGEHTAAELAKCLTDGGDLSKVDGVSYKKDGEIIHNQDRPFFSFNDQLEFDYSLLNMDNYDLSRFLYQSERGCPHRCQFCDVLVVHRRTFRKKSAEMVLKDMKGIYDKYKPDKLILVDDCFFADFKRATAVIEGLIGMKLDMKWHASCRAQYFRRTTVDFWKRAKESGLVEVYVGVESGSQKILDYIKKDCTIGDIKSGVEQINEAGLTFMTNLMCGFPGEEKRDVELSMDIIDKLRNGYPETVQLGKIFLYAPCPGTPLHKKVVEAGFDPPKTLYDWGQFRIGHRSHTEWHPLVDYLWAVSVCSHRGVPFSWKTARQRLKRLNIPGVVRDMLGHIAWYRWKHRYFKYPLDVKIIDSIDRFFYLW